In Leptodesmis sichuanensis A121, the following are encoded in one genomic region:
- the purN gene encoding phosphoribosylglycinamide formyltransferase, with amino-acid sequence MSNQSESAPVSLSLISPHYVPQPQMTKPPLQLGVMASGSGSNFEAIAQAIADQRLHAKVQVVIYNNPGAKVRERAERWGIPAVLLNHREFASREALDEAIVKTMRQYEVDYVIMAGWMRIVTTVLIDAFPDRVLNIHPSLLPSFRGAHAVEEALQAGVKITGCTVHLVRLEVDSGPILIQAAVPVLPDDTPETLQARIQVQEHQIYPQAIAIVGDRDFGF; translated from the coding sequence AATCGGCTCCGGTGTCCCTCAGTTTAATCTCGCCCCATTACGTCCCACAGCCCCAGATGACTAAACCGCCCTTGCAGTTAGGGGTCATGGCTTCAGGGAGTGGCAGTAATTTTGAGGCGATCGCTCAGGCGATTGCAGATCAGCGCCTGCATGCAAAAGTGCAGGTTGTCATCTACAACAATCCCGGTGCCAAAGTAAGAGAACGGGCAGAGCGGTGGGGCATTCCGGCAGTGTTATTGAATCATCGAGAGTTTGCCAGTCGGGAAGCCCTGGATGAGGCGATCGTCAAAACAATGCGGCAGTACGAGGTGGATTACGTGATCATGGCCGGATGGATGCGGATTGTCACCACGGTACTGATTGATGCGTTTCCCGATCGGGTGCTCAATATCCATCCCAGTTTGTTACCCAGTTTCAGAGGTGCCCATGCAGTTGAAGAAGCGTTGCAGGCTGGCGTGAAAATTACAGGCTGCACAGTACATCTGGTGCGCTTAGAAGTTGATAGCGGCCCCATCCTCATTCAGGCAGCCGTTCCCGTATTACCAGACGACACCCCAGAAACCCTACAAGCCCGGATTCAAGTGCAGGAACATCAAATTTATCCCCAGGCGATCGCGATCGTGGGCGATCGGGATTTTGGATTTTAG